From one Nocardioides sp. Kera G14 genomic stretch:
- a CDS encoding LLM class flavin-dependent oxidoreductase, producing MRFQLLDILPHFVNPVTGREVSTDERLNQALTAARYAEQFGLDAVAIGERHAGHVISSGVTVLLGAIAATTSRVRIQSGVAVLSILDPLRVAEDYATVDQLSRGRVEVVIGKGNELKQLPMFGIEAGTQWDALAEKYELLRRLWREEAVSWSGSFRPPLDGVTSQPRPYAGAPRVWHGSATTTTSASLAARWGDPLFSANAIQPRDNYTVLVDQYRREYLEHGHDPRFAYVGAGAGFLYVADTTQEAKEAFGPTYERIVEFFNQPGNHTPGNEFTFGSIEDAIERGPVLVGSPAQVTEKILWFHEAFGHDLQSFSLPTVLPHEQQLHMLERLASEVIPVVRQAAPTTLWTDEDPYGGRPAAYGRTVADAAAEVEKSRA from the coding sequence ACGCCGAGCAGTTCGGGCTCGACGCGGTGGCGATCGGTGAGCGGCATGCGGGCCACGTCATCTCCAGCGGCGTGACGGTCCTGCTCGGTGCCATCGCGGCGACGACGAGCCGGGTCCGGATCCAGTCCGGTGTCGCGGTGCTCTCCATCCTCGACCCGCTCCGGGTCGCGGAGGACTACGCCACCGTCGACCAGCTCTCACGCGGCCGGGTCGAGGTGGTGATCGGCAAGGGGAACGAGCTCAAGCAGCTGCCGATGTTCGGCATCGAGGCGGGCACCCAGTGGGACGCGTTGGCGGAAAAGTACGAGCTGCTCCGCCGGTTGTGGCGCGAAGAGGCCGTCTCCTGGTCGGGCTCCTTCCGCCCGCCGCTCGACGGTGTCACCTCCCAGCCGCGGCCGTACGCCGGCGCTCCCCGCGTCTGGCACGGCTCAGCCACCACGACGACCTCCGCGAGCCTGGCCGCACGGTGGGGTGATCCGCTCTTCAGCGCCAATGCCATCCAGCCTCGGGACAACTACACGGTCCTCGTCGACCAGTACCGCCGCGAGTACCTCGAGCACGGGCACGACCCGCGGTTCGCGTACGTCGGCGCCGGGGCCGGCTTCCTCTACGTCGCCGACACGACGCAGGAGGCCAAGGAGGCCTTCGGGCCGACGTACGAGCGGATCGTGGAGTTCTTCAACCAGCCCGGCAACCACACGCCCGGCAACGAGTTCACCTTCGGCTCCATCGAGGACGCCATCGAGCGGGGGCCGGTCCTCGTCGGCTCGCCCGCCCAGGTGACGGAGAAGATCCTGTGGTTCCACGAGGCCTTCGGCCACGACCTCCAGTCGTTCAGCCTCCCGACCGTGCTGCCGCACGAGCAGCAGCTGCACATGCTCGAGCGGCTCGCCTCGGAGGTGATCCCGGTCGTCCGCCAGGCCGCGCCCACGACGCTGTGGACCGACGAGGACCCGTACGGCGGCCGCCCCGCGGCCTACGGGCGAACGGTGGCCGACGCGGCCGCGGAGGTGGAGAAGTCGCGCGCCTGA
- a CDS encoding GNAT family N-acetyltransferase produces MSLWRVRGTLPDQPGTLAALANAFGAAGVNILALQVFPGLDEVTDEIVVRAPDGADIEGIMATAGATDVVIQACTEAALTDQPTLYVEAARTILQRPTSFPEVVARLFDAEPDPVDGKIQEFAEFTVGDVQVSVHRTAPFTDTEQARGEAIAGLVSDVMARTKATAAMLGGSGGRRIGGGMTPEYVVEESGVAAVVDDTIVGQAQILAATTNEDGDVVRAVDLHVDPAWQRRGIGTRLLTDSSRLAHGLGADEILLTTRADNQAVLPMVLAAGLRGRIRMAGDDLTVRVPVRDLKPLDR; encoded by the coding sequence ATGTCGCTGTGGAGAGTGCGTGGGACGCTTCCCGACCAGCCGGGAACGCTGGCTGCGCTGGCGAACGCCTTCGGTGCGGCGGGGGTCAACATCCTTGCCCTGCAAGTCTTCCCGGGGCTGGACGAGGTCACCGACGAGATCGTCGTGCGTGCGCCCGACGGTGCCGACATCGAGGGCATCATGGCCACCGCGGGTGCGACCGACGTCGTCATCCAGGCCTGCACCGAGGCGGCGCTGACCGACCAGCCGACGCTCTACGTCGAGGCCGCGCGCACGATCCTGCAGCGGCCGACCTCGTTCCCCGAGGTGGTCGCTCGGCTCTTCGACGCCGAGCCCGACCCGGTCGACGGGAAGATCCAGGAGTTCGCCGAGTTCACCGTCGGGGACGTCCAGGTCTCGGTGCACCGCACCGCGCCGTTCACCGACACCGAGCAGGCGCGCGGTGAGGCCATCGCCGGTCTGGTGAGCGACGTGATGGCGCGCACGAAGGCGACGGCCGCCATGCTCGGCGGCTCCGGTGGTCGCCGGATCGGCGGCGGGATGACGCCGGAGTACGTCGTCGAGGAGTCCGGCGTCGCGGCGGTCGTCGACGACACGATCGTGGGCCAGGCGCAGATCCTCGCCGCCACGACGAACGAGGACGGTGACGTCGTACGGGCCGTGGACCTGCACGTCGACCCGGCGTGGCAGCGCCGCGGCATCGGCACCCGGCTGCTGACGGACTCCTCGCGGCTGGCGCACGGCCTCGGCGCCGACGAGATCCTGCTGACCACCCGGGCGGACAACCAGGCTGTGCTGCCGATGGTGCTCGCCGCGGGCCTGCGCGGCCGGATCCGGATGGCCGGTGACGACCTCACCGTCCGGGTGCCGGTCCGGGATCTGAAACCGCTCGACCGCTGA